The Toxorhynchites rutilus septentrionalis strain SRP chromosome 1, ASM2978413v1, whole genome shotgun sequence genome contains the following window.
GGAGATGCCTTACGAATTTTACAGCTCTGGCAATTCTTTGTGACCTGGCGTATAACTGTGCGGAGATTCGGTATCTGGAAACGCTGTCGGATTTCATTCACTATAGTCTCGTTATTTGCGTGCCGGAACTTCCGGTGATACCAATCGACGAGGAGTTCAGTAAGCCGGTGGTAACGTGGTAGAATTATGGGAAACTTGAAATCATATGTCACACTCGTTGCAGCTCCAATCCGACTGTCCACGCGTAGGACACTCCTTTCGTCAGCGAACGGCGATAACTTGTAGATTTTGCTCGTTTTATCAATCTTCCTCACCGGGCTCCCACTAAGCAGCACGGCGACTTCGTCCGGATAGACTTCGGCTTGTACCATACGCCAAAGAACTGATTCCGACCGCTGTAACTCATCGCGCAACAACCTCCCAATTTCTTTTGGTTTCCCCAATCTGCGACGACGGGCATTATCGAAGCATCGGACGACATACGCAATCGTTCGCAGCAGGCGCTCCCACTTTGAGAAGCGTCTGAAATCCACTAAATGTTCTACGACGACCTCTCGATGAATCAAGCAAGCACGTAGCTCTTCAGTAGTCTCCAACGGTTGCGCTGTAGTTTTCTTCGGCCACTCTGCTTCCGGACGACGTAGAAACTCGGGACCCCGAACCCATCTGGAGTTGGGACCGAAGCAGGGACCTTTTCCCCACTTAGTTGCTTCATCCGCGACATTTTGCTTCGACGGGATCCAATTCCAATCTTCACCATTGGTTTTATCCAGGATCTCCCCTATTCGGCAGGCGACAAACTGTCGGTAACGTCTGTGATCCGATTTTATCCAGGCAAGCACGGTTTCCGAATCGGTCCACAATACGCGACGGACAATGGATAGTGAATGAGATGCGATAATAGTCTTCGCTACCCTAGCACCCAAGACAGCACCTTGAAGCTCGAGACGAGGAATGGATAAGACTTTCAGCGGCGCCACCTTGGCCTTCGACATCACGAGAGCGCAGTGAATATTCCCGTTGATTTCCGCCCGAAGATAGGCCACACAGGCGTATGCATCCTCACTCGCATCCGTGAATACATGGAGTTGTAATGGACCGATCTCTGCAGATGAGAATCCAGGAAAGTACGCACGGTCGATGCGCATCCTCGAAAGCTCTTCAAACCCAGCAATCCAACGGCGCGATTTCTCCTTTATTTCACCGGAAACTCCTTCGTCCCAGCCTGCCTGGGTTCTCCAGATATCCTGGATGATAATCCGTCCGTGGACCAGAAAGTGGGATAGCAACCCCAATGGATCGAAGATGCTCATAACGCACCGTAGCAGGTTGCGCTTCGTCGGCGTAATCCCGTTCACGTTCAAATCCACGTCGTACATGAATTGATCATCCTTCGGGATCCAGGACATCCCCAAAACCCGCTCAACAGCCTTCTCCTTATTGATTTCGATCAACTTGGCTTCATCGGGTCCAGGGTCCCCGACTCGTCGAAGAACCTCCTCTGAATTGGAAAGCCAGTTCCTTATCATGAATCCTCCATTCGCGTGTACTTGCTTCACTTCTAAAGCCACTTTAATGGCCTCGTCTACGCTGTCGAAGCTGTCCAAATAGTCGTCGACGTAGTGCTTGGACACGATTGCTGCGGCTGCCCTAGGGAACTCGTTTTTGTGATCTTCAGCGTTCAAATTCTTAATGAATTGTGCCTGACTTGGCGAGCTCGTAGATCCAAACGTACCTACATCCATCACGTACACCTGGATTGCGTGCGAGGGATCTTTCCGATATAGGAATCTTTGTGAGTGAACGTCGCAAGGTAGAATTCGAAACTGGTGGAACATCTGTTTCAAGTCCCCGCAGATCGCTACTTTCCGCTCGCGGAATCCGAACAGAACCTCCAGCAGCGATGTTAGGAGATCAGAACCTTTCAGAAGCATACTGTTAAATGAGACACCCTGAACCTTCGCTGCAGCGTCCCAGACTAGCCGAATTTTCCCGGGTTTCTTCGGGTTTCGAACGGCCCCTAACGGTAAATACCACACCCTACCAGGGTCCGCCGATTTCAGTTCTGCCGCGGTCGCCAAGTGGATGTAGCCGCTTTGCAGATACTCGATAATCTGTCGCTGAACGCTTTCTCGAAGTTCTGGATCTGCTTTCATCCGCCTCTCGAAGCACTCCAACCTTCGCTTCGCCATACCAAAGCTGTTGGGGAACTTAAACTGATCGTAACGCCACATGAGTCCCGTCTCAAACTGGTTCGACACGCGTCTGGTTGTCCGCTCCAGAATCGAACGAGCCCGCTTATCATCATCGGACTCTGGACCCTTTTCCACCGATACTCCTACGCTGTCCACGGAGAAGAATTCTTTCACTAGATCGTGTAATTCACTGTCTTGGCTACGCGCACAGATGTGTAGACTCACTTTAACTGAGCTGTCGCCCTCTTCTGCCATCCCCGAGAGTGTCCAACCAAGCCTAGTTTTACAAGCAATCGGGTCGCTAAGTTGACCCTCTTTCAGTTTCAAAGCTGCTATTAGACTGGCGTTGTTGGAACCGATCAGGATTCCAGGAGAAACAGATTCATAGCTGTTTAAAGGTATTCCCTTCAAGTGGGAGTGCTGTTGAGCCAACTCTCCGAAATTCAAAGACTGCCTAGGAAGACCGAGATTCTTCACCGTACGGGTGTCGTTCAGCATGAACCTTGCCGAGAGGGATGCACCACCAATCTCTAGCGAAACTCGTTGTGAATTGGGTTCATAGCGGGTAACGTTGCCTGTCCAACTCATGCACAGTGGTAGATCTTCATCGTCGTCAATTCCCAAACGTTTCGCTACCCAGTCTTCCACAAGAGTAACGTTCGACCTATCGTCAAGGAACGCGAAAGTCTCCACCGACCTTTCCTTCCAGAACAAACGCacaggaagaaatttgaacagAACTGATTGCTTTGGGTTGTGGTGTGCGTTCACCTTCTCAATGTTCTCGGTTGCAGCCCCTGCTAGTTTGGATTCTTCCCTTGCAGTTTTGTCCTGCTTGTAAAGCGCCGCGTGCAGCAGTGGGTGATGACGCATACGACAG
Protein-coding sequences here:
- the LOC129761395 gene encoding uncharacterized protein LOC129761395, producing the protein MDPERRWKLVLDNHLCRTCLGKHGRRPCKLQSTCGVESCRMRHHPLLHAALYKQDKTAREESKLAGAATENIEKVNAHHNPKQSVLFKFLPVRLFWKERSVETFAFLDDRSNVTLVEDWVAKRLGIDDDEDLPLCMSWTGNVTRYEPNSQRVSLEIGGASLSARFMLNDTRTVKNLGLPRQSLNFGELAQQHSHLKGIPLNSYESVSPGILIGSNNASLIAALKLKEGQLSDPIACKTRLGWTLSGMAEEGDSSVKVSLHICARSQDSELHDLVKEFFSVDSVGVSVEKGPESDDDKRARSILERTTRRVSNQFETGLMWRYDQFKFPNSFGMAKRRLECFERRMKADPELRESVQRQIIEYLQSGYIHLATAAELKSADPGRVWYLPLGAVRNPKKPGKIRLVWDAAAKVQGVSFNSMLLKGSDLLTSLLEVLFGFRERKVAICGDLKQMFHQFRILPCDVHSQRFLYRKDPSHAIQVYVMDVGTFGSTSSPSQAQFIKNLNAEDHKNEFPRAAAAIVSKHYVDDYLDSFDSVDEAIKVALEVKQVHANGGFMIRNWLSNSEEVLRRVGDPGPDEAKLIEINKEKAVERVLGMSWIPKDDQFMYDVDLNVNGITPTKRNLLRCVMSIFDPLGLLSHFLVHGRIIIQDIWRTQAGWDEGVSGEIKEKSRRWIAGFEELSRMRIDRAYFPGFSSAEIGPLQLHVFTDASEDAYACVAYLRAEINGNIHCALVMSKAKVAPLKVLSIPRLELQGAVLGARVAKTIIASHSLSIVRRVLWTDSETVLAWIKSDHRRYRQFVACRIGEILDKTNGEDWNWIPSKQNVADEATKWGKGPCFGPNSRWVRGPEFLRRPEAEWPKKTTAQPLETTEELRACLIHREVVVEHLVDFRRFSKWERLLRTIAYVVRCFDNARRRRLGKPKEIGRLLRDELQRSESVLWRMVQAEVYPDEVAVLLSGSPVRKIDKTSKIYKLSPFADERSVLRVDSRIGAATSVTYDFKFPIILPRYHRLTELLVDWYHRKFRHANNETIVNEIRQRFQIPNLRTVIRQVTKNCQSCKIRKASPVTPKMGPLPAARLEQCSRPFTYVGIDYFGPISVKRSRSLVKRWVALFTCLTVRAIHLEIVHSLTTESCKMAIRRFIAYRGAPSEIYTDNGTNFKGASRELLQELKTINNGLANTFTDANTKWVFNPPSAPHFGGVWERLVRSVKVAMASLPAYGNPDDETLQTIMAEISAVINSRPLTFIPLQSTEQEVLTPNHFIHLSSDGVVRTRKPLSECHGVCRTNWDMSRLMVDQFWKRWTKEYLPTISMRTKWFDETKAPQIGDLVVLVEKNVRNGWIRGRIISVVTGRDGRVRQAVVQTNDGVFRRPVCKIAVLDVLSKGKTEQLYESGSVTDTGSTAVSVPRSLSNPSITDNLASRQSNQHCHFQQNHHGTVETSFLKTKTTPGKKALHWWSEDIKGEVKKRRNFLRASKRLRIGDLMKEAAMNRAHTPILQVDGIILSNPADTSNALGEYFTGLSSISGYEPEFIRRQGADITSVSNFVVSVSLPNNPLNWNFPSPYVPPKRKLLDEAAKRQGSISSSALKVIHDGKEKKQIVCHYCKNLEHKQSEGRKLVRDSEKGSKTAEKPSNRKESVSFALAAGLVIVSSRTKPWIVDSDATRHTVADQKFFRELRESEVKFVNLADGKQAVVRAEPVFVGKLR